The following proteins are co-located in the Thermus thermophilus HB8 genome:
- a CDS encoding translocation/assembly module TamB domain-containing protein — translation MRWGWGLFLGLLGLALLLGFPPLLKGAVEGGLALLGFRGEVREVRGHLLWGLRLKGVRLEGQGLALEAEEVDLAYDLLGLFRRELPLSLGLRKAVVRPTWEALVPEGGGPPPAFRFLFQSLRLEDVAVELPRGERLFLPPLRLTLLGENPYRFLARLPGGSFQGEARALSPDLAAWEVGFSGEVRGLSFFYEGLKGGRLSGALRLGPQGVFGEAEVREGAVEVVGFPLEGVEGTLRLEGGRVEARLRGRGLEGPVAATAEVDLKAPRYRFLVEGRPSLRALALHYGLALPVEGDGRLVLEGEGWEALRLQGAFQGEGRLLGEPFRHQGTLSFREVFALEARVEGRLFDRTYTLEAGLEGGRYWGRYRDSLGSALALFGEGGRYEGEGRAAWPKPLEGLAAVRFQGEGSRYRVVVEGPGARLPLFPPLDLSGEVVGEGERVSGRVGPLTLAGTWGDLALRLRPTPLLVGQVEGEGRLEGGRLLADLRYASPYAAFPVRVRQGEGAFFLESPYGEGSYRGGVFALRLEGLPLRLLEEARLYGEAVYREGALSGALRLEGRALEARARLRGLAADLEGRLSTPLGTLPLSGAYDPEAGLRLLAGGLRLTYREALRLAGEAALGGFRLRADLAYGEGFSGWASLEGPLGLRGRLWGEGGRLLLALSGPVEGEGEVFPGLALSGRILPPWPEGLAIPPLAFRLTREALELPGVGRVELSGRYPFLLDLPFRYRGVEGRLRAQGDLEGGSVALSTPFGALRGAGAWRALALEGSGDLPALGPWTLKGEADLFALAYRGEAALPRAGLVLELSGKGAALRFTGEAPGLALAGGYGEGLALSLSARGYDLAPFGLPARLWGDWGLEGGRLRVETPYGQAVLEGTALLRARLFLKGPYLEGEGEVFPEGLSLRFSGRYRASGVAVEGKGEGGGPWGALRFRLAGEARVPYLEPLPFRGEVEVADGVRYRLQGPLALEGEGAGYRGSFRLPFAFLGKAGEVRGSFQGEGLRLEGAGEGVYGELPFAFRGGFGEGPFLEVRYAGGEVALEKGTVRLALAEVAPLAQAFGLPLAGEARGRLALSGEGEGEARLRLLGEPLEARYRGTTLTLLLPGREAGLSWDWRGGDFKGLLGLSGEGRLRLGEEVSGRLGYRGLELSFAGPWREVALEARFAPEGLGTTWAEARLDLAALRGEGRVAHASAYAEGEGRFRVAGSRYELWGRLRSLAYLRQEGPFRLVGEGLKAVLSWEAPLALRAAYGEGLALALRGEGEVLGLKVRADLAYGPEGYRGGFSAVGPGLRLEGEGAGPLRLRLVGEGLEAEARLSGLALEGEAAFTRALGKARLTASARFQGDLPRLDLVGGGVLRGEGAGIPFRFTYRYRGGAPDLAGLVLRAEAEGVGLALEGGRLALEVDRDLTPFGLPLRLKARGKGPLEAPIALTLEGREGRLSGQAWLWPLRAELQGEAYGERLEALWAEGLSLRFAGPHLFGEARYGDGLSGRLALRYPLPGGGLRGEVDLGEGRFLLQGEGAWEAAWTGRFCLPAPLGACSGLALEASGRLAYGGLAFAGGYRYAAPEGYLGEVAGEGRLSTPYGEVRLSGRGLGLDLEGEGLPLVGRLDLHPFRLAYRYAGALPLGLGELNAEGVYPGAWLSGTYRYGEAVLALEGLPGFRVGLSGGGVRGEVGPEGVALVLEGFRYGPLALFGRVEGAWGEVSGSGRVAVFGREARVSGRFGAEGLRLTFFGDLEGEVAWEGAWTGRLAFREGWVALSGQGVPELEGEVLGEAVRLLWPRLQVGGVWLDLGAREAGGRARLLSRLVPEGVEAWGEGGSLRLAYRLPGLGLPLEGEVDLKALALALTSPEGEGALRYAGGKVEGRLVLGVHGLALALEGKGDRVAVSGSHPAYPWWAAGAGRLEGEVDLSGTYRLAYAAGPQRLTLTGRLLEAVLEAEGPYASGRLTYPAGGDLRVDLPLPPLEGRFRGRVGGEGYGVEGVLEAGGGRVLVEGRLLPLRGELVLEEAALEDFVARYVPYLKGRVSGRLHLEGLKAQGALLGRVEVAGTALPFSFSGDLGAGLARGEGRLGETAFRVDLEGGRLDLFAAPRAFPLHLLLAAVAGPLEGEAYWTGVLRLRLPLGDPLRGEGVLVGESLRFVGGGDELKGRAAFRLEGGRLRVDALRLTGKGTWEGRGYWSPEGSDLYLALRDTVFTPVLQVVPALKPYRPEGSGTLVLRLTGQGFRLELQGFRFRLGPVAGHLSHGLLALNGGAEAQGEVVLEAPFSGRARLGLEGDLRAFRVTAKGTASLPGLKEATPLEAVLRYPGYGVEVRLGEALAQGTLFPLRLAGYGKLPLYYPQYYLQEGLLDVKSFFLYEEGGTYHLTGEAQVVRARLAFPEEAVRRLGQEGVAAQEGGGAKVPLVFDRVHLYAERGVLVQESLAQGELAGDLYLGGTYGDPYLSGEVWPLWGSFRLWDALFSLDPGQSRLYFSPDRGILPRFALEARAEVRGYQVGLAVEGEFLRENGRVKVRLEPTFSSTPPLSQAEVYALLALGTPDASRLGEVFPQVALGAALENLVLGQLERELSRALGLDRFQVEVPAIQGGSLEETRFSVGKYLTPELFLGYQVDLRGEQTFAAEYRADGITFTLSSSFGQGVLSRLAFGLGYDLTDALSLTLTLETGDDTRFSVGAAYRW, via the coding sequence ATGCGGTGGGGGTGGGGTCTTTTCCTCGGGCTTTTGGGTCTCGCCCTCCTCCTCGGCTTTCCGCCCCTGCTTAAGGGGGCGGTGGAGGGCGGGCTTGCCCTCCTGGGCTTCCGGGGGGAGGTGCGGGAGGTGCGGGGGCACCTCCTTTGGGGCCTGCGCCTGAAGGGGGTGCGCCTGGAGGGCCAAGGCCTCGCCCTGGAGGCGGAGGAGGTGGACCTCGCCTACGACCTCCTGGGCCTTTTCCGGCGGGAGCTCCCCCTCTCCTTGGGTCTCAGGAAGGCCGTGGTGCGCCCCACCTGGGAGGCCCTGGTGCCCGAGGGGGGAGGCCCGCCCCCCGCCTTCCGGTTCCTCTTCCAAAGCCTCCGCCTCGAGGACGTGGCCGTGGAGCTTCCCCGAGGGGAGCGCCTCTTCCTCCCTCCCCTCCGCCTCACCCTCCTCGGGGAGAACCCCTACCGCTTCCTGGCCCGGCTCCCCGGGGGGAGCTTCCAGGGGGAGGCCCGCGCCCTTTCCCCGGACCTCGCCGCCTGGGAGGTGGGCTTTTCCGGGGAGGTGCGGGGGCTTTCCTTCTTCTACGAGGGGCTTAAGGGGGGGAGGCTTTCCGGCGCCTTGCGGCTTGGGCCCCAAGGGGTCTTTGGGGAGGCCGAGGTGCGGGAGGGGGCGGTGGAGGTGGTGGGCTTCCCCCTTGAAGGGGTGGAGGGGACCCTCCGCCTGGAGGGGGGCCGGGTGGAGGCCCGCCTCCGAGGGCGGGGCCTCGAGGGGCCCGTGGCGGCCACCGCGGAGGTGGACCTTAAGGCCCCCCGCTACCGCTTCCTTGTGGAGGGAAGGCCGAGCCTGAGGGCCCTCGCCCTCCACTACGGCCTCGCCCTGCCCGTGGAGGGGGACGGCCGCCTCGTCCTGGAGGGGGAGGGGTGGGAGGCCCTGCGCCTCCAGGGGGCCTTCCAAGGGGAGGGAAGGCTTTTGGGGGAGCCCTTCCGCCACCAGGGCACCCTCTCCTTCCGCGAGGTCTTCGCCCTGGAGGCGCGGGTGGAGGGCCGGCTTTTTGACCGCACCTACACCCTGGAGGCGGGGCTTGAGGGCGGCCGCTACTGGGGCCGCTACCGGGACAGCCTGGGGAGCGCCCTCGCCCTCTTCGGGGAGGGGGGGCGGTACGAGGGGGAGGGGCGGGCGGCCTGGCCCAAGCCCCTCGAGGGCCTCGCCGCGGTGCGCTTCCAGGGGGAGGGGAGCCGCTACCGGGTGGTCGTGGAGGGCCCAGGGGCCCGCCTTCCCCTCTTCCCCCCCTTGGACCTCTCCGGGGAGGTGGTGGGGGAGGGGGAGAGGGTTTCCGGCCGGGTGGGGCCCCTGACCCTCGCCGGGACCTGGGGCGACCTCGCCCTCCGCCTCCGGCCCACGCCCCTCCTCGTGGGGCAGGTGGAGGGGGAGGGGAGGCTTGAGGGGGGGCGGCTTCTCGCCGACCTCCGCTACGCCTCCCCCTACGCCGCCTTTCCGGTCCGGGTGCGGCAGGGGGAGGGGGCCTTTTTCCTGGAAAGCCCCTACGGGGAGGGGAGCTACCGGGGAGGCGTCTTCGCCCTGAGGCTTGAGGGGCTTCCCCTCCGCCTTCTGGAAGAGGCCCGCCTTTACGGGGAGGCGGTCTACCGGGAGGGGGCGCTTTCCGGGGCCTTGCGCCTGGAGGGGCGCGCCCTCGAGGCCCGGGCCCGGCTTAGGGGCCTCGCGGCGGACCTGGAGGGGCGGCTTTCCACCCCCCTGGGAACCCTCCCCCTTTCCGGGGCCTACGACCCCGAGGCGGGCCTGCGCCTCCTCGCCGGGGGGCTACGCCTCACCTACCGGGAGGCCCTGAGGCTTGCGGGGGAGGCGGCGCTCGGGGGGTTCCGGCTCCGGGCGGACCTGGCCTACGGGGAGGGGTTCTCGGGGTGGGCCTCCCTGGAGGGCCCCCTGGGGCTTCGGGGGAGGCTCTGGGGAGAGGGGGGACGGCTTCTCCTCGCCCTCTCCGGCCCCGTGGAGGGGGAGGGGGAGGTCTTTCCGGGGCTCGCCCTCTCCGGCCGCATCCTCCCCCCTTGGCCCGAGGGGCTCGCCATCCCGCCCCTCGCCTTCCGGCTCACCCGGGAGGCCCTGGAGCTTCCCGGGGTGGGGCGGGTGGAGCTTTCGGGGCGCTACCCCTTCCTTTTGGACCTCCCCTTCCGCTACCGGGGGGTGGAGGGGCGGCTTCGGGCCCAGGGGGACCTGGAAGGAGGGTCGGTGGCCCTCTCCACCCCCTTCGGCGCCCTGCGGGGCGCGGGGGCCTGGCGGGCGCTCGCCTTGGAGGGGTCGGGGGACCTCCCGGCCCTCGGCCCCTGGACCCTTAAGGGAGAGGCGGACCTCTTCGCCCTCGCCTACCGGGGCGAGGCCGCCCTCCCCCGGGCGGGCCTCGTCCTGGAGCTCTCTGGAAAGGGGGCAGCCTTGCGCTTTACGGGAGAGGCGCCGGGCCTCGCCCTCGCCGGGGGGTACGGGGAGGGCCTCGCCCTCAGCCTCTCCGCCCGGGGGTACGACCTCGCCCCCTTCGGGCTTCCCGCAAGGCTTTGGGGGGACTGGGGCCTCGAGGGGGGGAGGCTTCGGGTGGAGACCCCTTACGGCCAGGCGGTCCTGGAGGGGACGGCCCTCCTACGGGCCCGCCTCTTCCTGAAAGGCCCCTACCTGGAGGGGGAAGGGGAGGTCTTTCCGGAGGGGCTTTCCTTGCGCTTTTCCGGCCGCTACCGGGCGAGCGGGGTGGCCGTGGAGGGGAAAGGGGAGGGGGGAGGCCCTTGGGGGGCCCTCCGCTTCCGGCTTGCGGGGGAGGCCCGGGTGCCCTACCTGGAGCCTTTGCCCTTCCGCGGCGAGGTGGAGGTGGCGGACGGGGTCCGCTACCGGCTCCAGGGTCCCCTTGCCCTCGAGGGGGAGGGGGCGGGGTACAGGGGGAGCTTCCGGCTTCCCTTCGCCTTCCTGGGGAAGGCGGGGGAGGTGCGGGGAAGCTTCCAAGGGGAGGGGCTCCGCCTGGAGGGCGCGGGGGAGGGGGTCTACGGGGAGCTTCCCTTCGCCTTCCGGGGAGGTTTTGGGGAAGGGCCTTTCCTCGAGGTCCGCTACGCCGGGGGGGAGGTGGCCCTGGAGAAGGGGACGGTGCGCCTCGCCCTCGCCGAGGTGGCCCCCCTGGCCCAGGCCTTCGGCCTCCCCCTCGCCGGGGAGGCGCGGGGGAGGCTCGCCCTCTCGGGGGAGGGCGAGGGGGAGGCCAGGCTTCGCCTCCTTGGGGAGCCCCTCGAGGCCCGCTACCGGGGCACGACCCTCACCCTCCTCCTTCCGGGGCGGGAGGCGGGGCTTTCCTGGGACTGGCGGGGAGGGGACTTTAAGGGCCTCCTCGGGCTTTCCGGGGAGGGGAGGCTCCGCTTGGGGGAGGAGGTTTCGGGGCGGCTGGGCTACCGGGGCCTGGAGCTTTCCTTCGCGGGGCCCTGGAGGGAGGTGGCCCTGGAGGCCCGCTTCGCCCCGGAGGGCCTGGGGACCACCTGGGCCGAGGCCCGCCTGGACCTGGCCGCCCTCCGGGGCGAGGGCCGGGTGGCGCACGCCTCGGCCTACGCCGAGGGGGAGGGGCGCTTCCGCGTTGCGGGAAGCCGCTACGAGCTTTGGGGGCGCCTCCGAAGCCTCGCCTACCTCCGGCAGGAGGGGCCTTTCCGCCTGGTGGGAGAGGGGCTTAAGGCGGTGCTTTCCTGGGAGGCGCCCCTGGCCCTCAGGGCGGCCTACGGGGAGGGGCTTGCCCTCGCCCTCCGGGGCGAGGGGGAGGTCCTGGGCCTAAAGGTGCGGGCGGACCTGGCCTACGGCCCCGAGGGGTACCGGGGAGGGTTTTCCGCCGTTGGCCCGGGCCTCCGCCTGGAGGGGGAGGGGGCCGGGCCGTTGCGCTTGCGGCTTGTAGGGGAGGGGCTTGAGGCCGAGGCCCGGCTTTCGGGCCTCGCCCTGGAGGGGGAGGCCGCCTTCACCCGGGCCTTGGGGAAGGCCCGCCTCACGGCCTCGGCCCGCTTCCAGGGGGACCTGCCCCGGCTGGACCTCGTGGGGGGCGGGGTCCTTCGGGGCGAGGGGGCGGGGATCCCCTTCCGCTTCACCTACCGCTACCGGGGCGGGGCCCCGGACCTCGCTGGCCTCGTCCTCCGGGCGGAGGCGGAGGGGGTGGGGCTTGCCCTGGAGGGGGGACGGCTCGCCCTGGAGGTGGACCGGGACCTCACCCCCTTCGGGCTTCCCCTGCGCCTGAAGGCCCGGGGAAAGGGGCCTCTGGAGGCCCCCATCGCCCTCACCCTGGAGGGGAGGGAGGGGAGGCTTTCGGGGCAGGCCTGGCTTTGGCCCCTCCGGGCCGAGCTTCAGGGGGAGGCCTACGGGGAGCGGCTGGAGGCGCTTTGGGCGGAGGGGCTTTCCCTCCGCTTCGCCGGCCCCCACCTTTTCGGGGAGGCCCGGTACGGGGACGGGCTTTCGGGGCGGCTTGCCCTCCGCTACCCCCTTCCCGGGGGGGGGCTTAGGGGCGAGGTGGACCTGGGGGAGGGGCGCTTCCTCCTCCAAGGGGAGGGGGCCTGGGAAGCGGCGTGGACGGGGAGGTTCTGCCTCCCCGCCCCCTTGGGGGCCTGTTCCGGCCTCGCCCTGGAGGCCTCGGGAAGGCTCGCCTACGGGGGGCTGGCCTTCGCGGGAGGCTACCGGTACGCCGCGCCCGAGGGGTACCTGGGGGAGGTCGCGGGGGAGGGGCGGCTTTCCACCCCCTACGGGGAGGTGCGGCTTTCGGGGCGGGGGCTGGGCCTGGACCTGGAGGGGGAGGGCCTGCCCCTGGTGGGGCGGCTTGACCTCCATCCCTTCCGCCTCGCCTACCGGTACGCCGGGGCGCTTCCTTTGGGCCTTGGCGAGCTTAACGCGGAGGGCGTCTACCCCGGGGCTTGGCTTTCCGGGACGTACCGCTACGGGGAGGCGGTCTTGGCTTTGGAGGGGCTTCCCGGGTTCCGGGTGGGCCTTTCCGGGGGAGGGGTGAGGGGGGAGGTGGGGCCGGAAGGGGTGGCCCTGGTCCTGGAGGGGTTCCGCTACGGGCCCCTTGCCCTCTTCGGGCGGGTAGAGGGGGCCTGGGGGGAGGTTTCGGGGTCGGGGCGGGTTGCCGTCTTCGGCCGCGAGGCCCGGGTTTCGGGAAGGTTCGGCGCCGAGGGGCTCCGCCTCACCTTCTTTGGGGACCTCGAGGGGGAGGTGGCCTGGGAGGGGGCTTGGACGGGGAGGCTCGCCTTCCGGGAGGGGTGGGTGGCCCTCTCGGGGCAGGGGGTCCCGGAGCTTGAGGGGGAGGTCTTGGGGGAGGCGGTGCGCCTCCTCTGGCCCAGGCTTCAGGTGGGGGGGGTTTGGCTGGACCTTGGGGCGCGGGAGGCCGGGGGCCGGGCACGGCTCCTTTCCCGGCTGGTCCCGGAGGGGGTGGAGGCCTGGGGGGAGGGGGGGAGCCTCCGCCTCGCCTACCGCCTTCCGGGCCTCGGCCTCCCCCTGGAGGGGGAGGTGGACCTGAAGGCCCTTGCCCTCGCCCTCACGAGCCCGGAGGGGGAGGGGGCCTTGCGCTACGCCGGGGGGAAGGTGGAGGGGAGGCTCGTCCTCGGCGTCCACGGCCTCGCCCTGGCCCTCGAGGGGAAGGGGGACCGGGTGGCCGTCTCGGGGAGCCACCCCGCCTACCCCTGGTGGGCGGCGGGGGCGGGGAGGCTGGAGGGGGAGGTGGACCTCTCGGGGACCTACCGGCTCGCTTACGCCGCCGGGCCCCAGCGCCTCACCCTCACGGGACGCCTCCTGGAGGCGGTCCTCGAGGCGGAAGGGCCCTACGCCTCGGGGCGGCTCACCTACCCGGCGGGCGGGGACCTCCGGGTGGACCTTCCCCTCCCGCCCCTGGAGGGCCGCTTCCGGGGCCGGGTGGGCGGGGAGGGCTATGGGGTGGAGGGGGTCTTGGAGGCCGGGGGCGGCCGGGTCCTCGTGGAGGGGAGGCTCCTTCCCTTGCGCGGGGAGCTCGTTCTGGAGGAGGCCGCTTTGGAGGACTTCGTGGCCCGGTACGTCCCCTACCTCAAAGGGAGGGTTTCGGGGAGGCTCCACCTGGAGGGCCTGAAGGCCCAGGGCGCCCTCTTGGGGCGGGTGGAGGTGGCGGGGACCGCCCTCCCCTTCAGCTTCTCCGGCGACCTGGGAGCGGGGCTCGCCCGGGGGGAGGGTCGCCTCGGGGAGACGGCCTTCCGGGTGGACCTGGAGGGGGGAAGGCTGGACCTCTTTGCCGCCCCCCGCGCCTTTCCCCTCCACCTCCTCCTCGCCGCGGTGGCGGGGCCCTTGGAAGGGGAGGCCTACTGGACGGGGGTTTTGCGCCTGCGGCTTCCCCTCGGGGATCCCTTGCGGGGAGAGGGGGTGCTGGTGGGGGAAAGCCTCCGCTTCGTGGGGGGCGGGGACGAGCTCAAGGGCCGGGCGGCCTTCCGCCTCGAGGGGGGCCGCCTCCGGGTGGACGCCCTCCGCCTCACGGGCAAGGGCACCTGGGAGGGGAGGGGCTACTGGAGCCCCGAGGGAAGCGACCTCTACCTCGCCCTCAGGGACACGGTCTTCACCCCCGTCCTCCAGGTGGTGCCCGCCCTCAAGCCCTACAGGCCCGAGGGCTCGGGGACCCTGGTCCTCCGGCTCACCGGGCAGGGGTTCCGCCTGGAGCTTCAGGGCTTCCGCTTCCGCCTGGGGCCCGTGGCGGGCCACCTCTCCCATGGCCTCCTCGCCTTAAACGGCGGGGCGGAGGCCCAGGGGGAGGTGGTGCTGGAGGCCCCTTTTTCGGGGAGGGCGCGGCTTGGCCTCGAGGGGGACCTCCGGGCCTTCCGCGTGACCGCCAAGGGAACGGCCTCCCTCCCGGGCCTCAAAGAGGCCACCCCCCTGGAGGCGGTCCTGCGCTACCCCGGCTACGGGGTGGAGGTGCGCCTCGGGGAGGCCCTGGCCCAGGGGACCCTCTTCCCCTTGCGCCTCGCCGGCTACGGCAAGCTTCCCCTCTACTACCCCCAGTACTACCTCCAGGAGGGCCTCCTGGACGTAAAGAGCTTCTTCCTCTACGAGGAGGGCGGCACCTACCACCTCACCGGGGAGGCCCAGGTGGTGCGGGCCCGGCTCGCCTTCCCCGAGGAGGCGGTGCGCCGCCTGGGGCAAGAGGGGGTGGCGGCCCAGGAAGGGGGCGGGGCCAAGGTCCCCCTCGTCTTTGACCGGGTCCACCTCTACGCGGAGCGGGGGGTCCTGGTGCAGGAGAGCCTGGCCCAGGGGGAGCTGGCCGGGGACCTCTACCTTGGGGGCACCTACGGGGACCCCTACCTCTCCGGGGAGGTCTGGCCCCTCTGGGGGAGCTTCCGCCTTTGGGACGCCCTCTTCTCCCTGGACCCGGGGCAGAGCCGCCTCTACTTCAG